The Branchiostoma floridae strain S238N-H82 chromosome 10, Bfl_VNyyK, whole genome shotgun sequence genome has a segment encoding these proteins:
- the LOC118424862 gene encoding zinc finger protein 525-like: protein MIVIGSRFDMAEANSRSPTAVLQNVCDGSPTGVLCVRDASTATSASQPQSDTDAKPYICDECGYRTARKSDLSQHIRTHTGEKAYKCDQCDYSAAHKSDLSRHLTMHTGEKSYMCGECGYRAARKFYLSEHMRIHTGEKPYKCDQCDYSTSRKFSLDQHLVKHTGEKPYSCDQCDYSAARKSTFKQHLAKHAGDKPYMCGECGYRSTLKSTLSRHMKTHTGYKPYRCDQCDYSTAQKANLDRHLAKHTGDKPYMCGDCGYRTAWQSELSRHMRTHTGEKPYKCDQCDYSAAHKANLVSHQAKHTGDKSYMCG, encoded by the exons atGATCGTCATTGGAAGCAG GTTTGACATGGCAGAAGCAAATAGtaggtctcctactgctgttctccagaacgtctgtgatgggtctcctactgggGTTTTGTGTGTCAGGGATGCAAGCACAGCCACTTCGGCCAGTCAACCGCAATCAGACACCGATGCAAAACCCTACATATGCGatgagtgtggatacaggacggctcgAAAATCTGACTTATCTCAACATATcagaactcatactggagaaaaagcctacaagtgtgaccagtgtgactattctgctgcacataaatccGACTTGAGCCGACATCTAACCATGCATACTGGTGAAAAgtcctacatgtgtggggagtgtgggtacagggcagctcggaAATTTTATTTATCCGAACACATGAGaattcataccggtgaaaaaccctacaagtgtgaccagtgtgactattctacttcacgaaaattcagtttggaccaacatctagtcaaacatactggtgaaaaaccctattcgtgtgaccagtgtgactattctgctgcaagaAAGTCCACCTTCAAGCAACATCTAGCCAAGCAcgctggtgataagccctacatgtgtggggagtgtgggtacaggtcaaCTCTGaagtctaccttatcccgacatatgaaaactcataccGGTTacaaaccttacagatgtgaccagtgtgactattctactgcgcAAAAAGCCAACTTGGAcagacatctagccaaacacaccggtgataaaccctacatgtgtggggactgtgggtacaggacagcttggcAGTCTGaattatcccgacatatgagaactcatactggtgaaaagccctacaagtgtgaccagtgtgactattctgcagcacataaAGCCAACTTGGTTAGTCACCAAGCAAAGCACACAGGAGATAAATCCTACATGTGTGGGTAG